One Stenotrophomonas oahuensis genomic region harbors:
- a CDS encoding LysR family transcriptional regulator — translation MDIEDLRTFVEVADAGGVSPGARRLGISKSIASRALARLEAELGVQLLARTTRGAALTEAGAVFREHAAKACAEIDQAREALQPEGELRGRLRIALPLTFGPTHFASILAELAMRHPHLQVHTHYSDRFVDMVTEGFDCAIRVGYLADSSLVARCVGPLNGKMVASPAYIATHGAPETPEQLAQHQALMQGTEPWQLLDGDKVVSVRPQGRFKADNGTALAVAAVAGLGVAWLPDGIIAEHLANGTLQVVMQNYPPPSAGIYVVRPPGRHPSRKVRVLTDLLLECFDQSPHLDGIRTRA, via the coding sequence ATGGATATCGAAGATCTGCGGACGTTCGTGGAAGTGGCGGATGCAGGCGGCGTCTCCCCCGGTGCACGTCGGCTCGGCATCTCCAAATCCATCGCCAGCCGTGCACTGGCGCGCCTGGAGGCTGAATTGGGCGTCCAGCTGCTCGCCCGAACCACCCGTGGGGCCGCGCTGACCGAGGCGGGTGCGGTGTTTCGCGAGCATGCGGCCAAGGCCTGTGCGGAGATCGATCAGGCCCGCGAAGCGCTGCAGCCGGAAGGTGAGCTGCGTGGACGGCTGCGCATTGCCCTGCCGCTGACGTTTGGCCCCACCCACTTCGCTTCGATACTTGCCGAGTTGGCTATGCGACACCCGCATCTGCAGGTGCATACGCATTACAGCGATCGCTTTGTCGACATGGTGACAGAAGGCTTCGACTGCGCCATCCGCGTTGGCTACCTCGCCGACTCCAGTCTGGTCGCCCGCTGCGTAGGTCCACTGAACGGCAAGATGGTGGCCAGTCCTGCCTACATTGCCACACACGGTGCGCCGGAAACGCCGGAGCAGCTGGCGCAGCACCAGGCCTTGATGCAGGGCACCGAGCCCTGGCAGCTGCTGGACGGCGACAAAGTGGTGAGCGTGCGTCCGCAGGGTCGATTCAAGGCTGACAACGGCACAGCGTTGGCGGTCGCGGCGGTCGCCGGATTGGGCGTAGCCTGGCTGCCGGACGGCATCATCGCCGAACACCTCGCCAATGGCACCTTGCAGGTAGTGATGCAGAATTATCCGCCGCCATCCGCAGGCATCTATGTGGTGCGCCCGCCGGGACGACACCCGTCACGCAAAGTGCGGGTACTGACCGATCTGCTGCTTGAGTGCTTCGATCAATCCCCGCACCTGGACGGCATCAGAACCCGCGCATGA
- a CDS encoding NAD-dependent epimerase/dehydratase family protein — protein sequence MKILVTGATGLVGQGVVLACQASAAVERLAVLVRKGGDAPAGVEEIVLADFLQANEVVPLLGGFDACFYCAGAPPVGTPEAEYRRVTLDATVAVARAWAQANPVGRFLYVSGAYADPDSRVMPLRVKGETERALAVLPIVALMLRPGGVRPVEGTGTRHGALKPLYQFGGPLMRLAERMTPGMATSNEAIGRTMLALAAMPSPPNVVECDQINALAAK from the coding sequence ATGAAGATTCTGGTGACCGGCGCAACCGGGCTTGTGGGGCAGGGCGTGGTCCTGGCCTGTCAGGCCTCGGCAGCGGTGGAGCGTTTGGCGGTGCTGGTACGCAAGGGGGGCGATGCGCCCGCTGGCGTTGAGGAAATCGTACTGGCCGATTTCCTGCAGGCGAACGAAGTGGTGCCGCTTCTGGGCGGATTCGACGCCTGTTTCTACTGTGCCGGCGCACCGCCAGTAGGCACGCCGGAGGCGGAATACCGGCGGGTGACGCTGGACGCCACTGTAGCGGTTGCCCGCGCCTGGGCCCAGGCTAATCCGGTCGGGCGGTTCCTGTATGTGTCCGGTGCGTATGCAGATCCCGACAGCCGGGTGATGCCGCTGCGGGTCAAGGGAGAGACCGAGCGTGCGCTCGCCGTTCTGCCGATTGTAGCCTTGATGCTGCGCCCGGGTGGCGTGCGGCCCGTCGAGGGCACCGGCACCCGGCATGGCGCGCTGAAGCCCCTGTATCAGTTCGGCGGACCGTTGATGAGGCTGGCCGAGCGCATGACGCCCGGCATGGCGACCAGCAACGAGGCAATTGGTCGCACCATGCTGGCCTTGGCAGCGATGCCTTCACCCCCTAACGTGGTGGAATGCGACCAGATCAATGCACTGGCCGCGAAGTAG
- a CDS encoding hydrolase has translation MAFRNGLSSLLRPEDSVVVLIDHQPYQLANLNSHDPQAVVNNATALAKVAKVFDVPTILTSVIAERGGLIFPHITDVFPDQKVIDRTFINTWEDPAVVDVVKETGRKQLIIAGLWTEICVAMPVIQALGEGWDVTVVTDACGAVSTEAHEVAIQRMISAGANVMTWVAVAAEWQRDWARLEHVEALTEVFKYHAAGSGVAYLWEQQLLNTPAPRAAS, from the coding sequence ATGGCGTTCCGTAATGGTCTTTCCTCGCTTCTTCGCCCCGAAGACTCGGTTGTGGTGCTGATCGACCATCAGCCCTACCAGCTGGCGAACCTCAACAGCCACGACCCGCAGGCCGTAGTGAACAATGCAACCGCGCTGGCCAAGGTCGCCAAGGTGTTCGACGTCCCGACCATCCTCACCAGCGTGATCGCCGAACGTGGCGGCCTGATCTTCCCGCACATCACTGACGTGTTCCCCGACCAGAAGGTGATCGACCGCACCTTCATCAACACCTGGGAAGACCCGGCCGTGGTCGACGTGGTGAAGGAAACCGGACGCAAGCAGCTGATCATTGCCGGCCTGTGGACCGAGATATGCGTTGCCATGCCGGTGATTCAGGCATTGGGGGAAGGCTGGGACGTCACCGTGGTCACCGATGCCTGCGGTGCGGTTTCCACCGAAGCACACGAAGTGGCGATCCAGCGGATGATTTCTGCCGGTGCAAACGTGATGACCTGGGTGGCGGTGGCCGCCGAATGGCAGCGTGACTGGGCACGTCTGGAGCACGTGGAAGCACTGACCGAGGTATTCAAGTACCACGCGGCGGGCAGCGGCGTGGCGTATCTTTGGGAACAGCAGTTGCTCAATACGCCGGCTCCACGCGCGGCCAGCTGA
- a CDS encoding TniB family NTP-binding protein, which translates to MTTNDAESEVSPAFGLQVPAELEHSFRFIPHPAAVTYLKLASHLRRFEAGRDRPKCVHLASGPGGGKTRLQMHYLSQVSPSVDALGLRQREVIFVEAPFDGHHSKLARSLIDACLPGGYPVRRPSLMCDTALNLLSSSGVKQILIDEAGNFLNAGRATQQQTLAFIKTITNRGITVSIASTMNLVNVLAADEQLQSRFTRVEIPLWSESQQFRSFLASIEAGLDLPKASGLDDQAVVRWMVSRGCCTTAKVLEVIAAAMRIVHAQKLSRIDVHVLERALTAGYVGEGK; encoded by the coding sequence ATGACCACCAATGATGCTGAGAGTGAAGTTTCCCCGGCTTTTGGGCTTCAAGTTCCAGCTGAGCTCGAGCACTCGTTTCGCTTCATCCCGCACCCCGCGGCCGTAACCTACTTGAAGTTGGCAAGTCACCTCAGAAGGTTCGAGGCAGGGCGAGATCGGCCCAAATGCGTGCACTTGGCTTCCGGGCCGGGCGGGGGGAAGACTCGGCTGCAGATGCACTACCTTTCGCAAGTCTCTCCGTCCGTAGATGCCCTCGGTCTGAGGCAACGCGAAGTAATCTTCGTGGAAGCTCCATTTGATGGACATCACTCGAAGCTGGCTCGGTCGTTGATAGACGCATGTCTGCCAGGCGGCTATCCAGTGCGCAGACCATCTCTCATGTGCGACACCGCGCTGAACTTGCTCTCATCATCGGGGGTCAAACAGATCCTGATCGATGAAGCGGGGAATTTTCTGAATGCGGGTCGCGCGACGCAGCAACAGACGCTTGCGTTCATCAAAACGATAACAAATCGCGGAATCACAGTGTCGATTGCGTCGACCATGAACTTGGTAAATGTTCTGGCTGCAGATGAACAATTACAATCCCGCTTCACGCGCGTTGAGATCCCACTCTGGTCGGAATCGCAGCAATTTCGCTCATTTCTTGCAAGCATCGAGGCTGGGCTCGATCTGCCAAAGGCTTCTGGACTGGATGACCAGGCAGTCGTCCGCTGGATGGTTTCGAGGGGATGCTGCACGACGGCCAAGGTGCTCGAGGTGATCGCAGCGGCGATGAGGATTGTTCACGCGCAAAAGCTCTCGCGAATCGATGTGCATGTTCTCGAAAGAGCGTTGACTGCAGGATACGTAGGGGAGGGTAAATGA
- a CDS encoding type II toxin-antitoxin system RelE/ParE family toxin: MTVSGSQYQIAWRPSAARDLERIVDFISDDSPATAAVFGREIRGRTLLLAEHPRIGRTGRPGVPGHVREWVIHQNYIALYRVLEESKTVEILRLCRFP; encoded by the coding sequence ATGACAGTTTCAGGTTCGCAATACCAAATAGCGTGGCGACCGTCTGCAGCGCGGGATCTTGAAAGGATCGTTGACTTCATTTCGGACGACAGTCCGGCAACGGCGGCAGTGTTTGGTCGCGAGATCCGCGGGAGGACGTTGTTGCTGGCCGAGCATCCGAGGATCGGCAGGACAGGCAGACCCGGCGTACCAGGACATGTCCGGGAATGGGTAATCCATCAAAACTACATAGCGCTTTACCGCGTGCTGGAGGAGTCCAAAACGGTGGAGATCCTACGACTGTGTCGGTTCCCCTAG
- a CDS encoding MipA/OmpV family protein encodes MKKFLWPVLACGLSFHVVAQEGAEGNGQGEQGPPRWGLGLGAVVTDSAYAGEGTRVMPFPLVSYNGDHFYVEGLTAGWKFIESNNFNAAVVAKARMDGFDVKDLGRRELAENGIDYRLLEDRDKALDLGTKLVWRGGFGELEFEALADVTDASGGQEASLQYGYGFKAGKGQLTPNVGVTWQSKDMGNYYYGTLKEEVARGVIDYRPGSVTVPHVGVSYFRPLGEKWSMMGFAQYKLLPDKITDSPLIERDTDGSATVFLGFMRGF; translated from the coding sequence ATGAAGAAGTTCCTGTGGCCGGTACTGGCCTGTGGTTTGTCCTTCCATGTGGTGGCGCAGGAAGGCGCGGAGGGCAACGGACAGGGTGAGCAGGGGCCGCCACGGTGGGGCTTGGGACTGGGTGCTGTGGTGACCGACAGCGCGTACGCAGGGGAGGGCACCCGGGTGATGCCGTTCCCCCTGGTGAGCTACAACGGCGACCACTTCTACGTTGAAGGCCTGACTGCCGGTTGGAAGTTCATAGAGAGCAACAACTTCAATGCCGCCGTCGTCGCCAAGGCCCGCATGGACGGTTTCGACGTGAAGGACCTCGGTCGCCGCGAGCTGGCCGAGAACGGTATTGATTACCGACTGCTGGAAGATCGTGACAAGGCGCTGGACCTGGGCACCAAGCTGGTGTGGCGGGGTGGTTTCGGCGAGCTGGAGTTCGAAGCCCTGGCCGACGTGACCGACGCCAGCGGCGGGCAGGAAGCATCGCTGCAGTATGGCTATGGTTTCAAGGCCGGCAAAGGTCAGTTGACTCCGAACGTGGGCGTCACCTGGCAGTCCAAGGACATGGGCAACTACTACTACGGAACATTGAAGGAAGAGGTTGCCCGTGGTGTGATCGACTACCGTCCCGGAAGCGTGACCGTGCCGCATGTGGGCGTGAGCTACTTCCGCCCGCTGGGCGAGAAGTGGAGCATGATGGGTTTCGCGCAGTACAAGCTGCTGCCCGATAAGATCACCGACAGCCCGCTGATCGAGCGGGATACCGACGGAAGCGCTACCGTGTTCCTGGGGTTCATGCGCGGGTTCTGA
- a CDS encoding Mu transposase C-terminal domain-containing protein: protein MSAPKRESKVTPDLRIRKGLVAVSGGRAVVVLGVHKEGIHLRVQGTDEIFWADPSMIEPFVSGTSARTIRAISDSDPKDEKEAANWCDTLAALLKQSNGVVSRKACAAVALELGVHPSTVRRRIKNYRDNPVPASQLRAIPGPSPGSRRLRPVAESLIDKAIDGTHLTRERPPLSAVVRRVAALSKEAGIPAPGRKAIRARIAARSPMEVAKKRLGGHDAHAQHAPSVKGIEVSRPLEAVQIDHALVDLIVVSAESRKPIGRPWITVAIDVLTRCILGYYLSFDPPNQTSVAHALEHASFPKQPWLKSLGLDLHYPMFGKIECVHWDNAKTFQARDVRAQCERYGIRVNERPVRSPHYGAYVERVIGTMMGAVHLLPGTTFSNVKARGSYQSERRAVMSFQDLEKWLAEEIAGQYHNRPHKGLRGLTPAAAWEAAWIGKRGETILPPMIGDQRAFVVGFYPSVTRKVTREGVVVKGLRYWDPCLTPFINDQIDHQIHYSQRDLSKVYLRHGCGFLDVPLIDRSLGAFSWWELREARSELKARGKLASSSSELFESMQRQRSIQIAAESTSKAARRKVARFPKLEAPAGTDLVDYAVAAAAFDWDDGVIE, encoded by the coding sequence ATGTCGGCACCCAAAAGAGAAAGTAAGGTCACGCCGGACTTGAGGATTCGTAAAGGCCTTGTGGCAGTTAGCGGAGGGCGCGCTGTGGTCGTGCTGGGAGTGCACAAAGAGGGTATCCATCTCAGGGTACAGGGCACCGACGAGATTTTCTGGGCCGATCCAAGCATGATCGAACCGTTTGTTTCGGGGACCTCTGCGCGCACCATAAGAGCTATTTCTGACTCCGACCCGAAGGACGAAAAAGAGGCGGCCAATTGGTGCGACACCCTAGCCGCGCTACTAAAGCAGAGCAACGGTGTTGTCAGTCGCAAAGCATGCGCTGCAGTGGCTTTAGAATTGGGCGTCCACCCCTCAACTGTGCGGAGACGAATCAAGAACTATCGTGATAATCCGGTACCCGCGTCGCAGCTACGCGCCATCCCGGGTCCCAGTCCCGGAAGTCGAAGGCTTAGGCCCGTCGCGGAAAGCCTGATAGACAAGGCAATAGACGGGACGCACCTCACGCGTGAAAGACCTCCACTATCTGCCGTTGTGAGGCGAGTGGCGGCGCTGTCTAAGGAGGCAGGCATCCCTGCGCCGGGCAGGAAGGCAATACGTGCACGAATTGCCGCGCGGTCACCTATGGAGGTTGCTAAGAAGCGACTGGGTGGACACGACGCTCACGCGCAACACGCCCCATCTGTCAAAGGGATTGAGGTATCAAGACCTTTGGAGGCAGTTCAGATAGACCACGCGCTCGTGGACCTGATTGTTGTTTCTGCTGAATCCAGGAAGCCGATTGGCCGGCCATGGATCACGGTTGCGATCGACGTTCTCACCCGATGCATTCTTGGCTATTACCTGAGCTTCGACCCTCCAAATCAGACTTCAGTTGCGCACGCATTGGAACATGCATCATTTCCAAAGCAGCCTTGGTTGAAAAGCCTTGGGCTGGATCTTCACTACCCCATGTTTGGCAAGATTGAGTGCGTACACTGGGATAACGCAAAGACCTTTCAGGCAAGGGACGTCAGGGCTCAATGCGAAAGGTATGGCATCCGTGTTAATGAGCGGCCCGTGCGGAGCCCTCATTATGGTGCCTATGTGGAGCGAGTGATTGGCACCATGATGGGAGCGGTTCATCTTCTGCCGGGTACCACATTCTCCAATGTCAAAGCTAGAGGTAGCTATCAGTCCGAACGACGCGCCGTCATGTCGTTTCAGGACCTCGAGAAGTGGCTTGCTGAGGAGATTGCGGGGCAGTATCACAACAGACCACATAAGGGCCTTCGCGGCTTGACGCCTGCTGCAGCCTGGGAGGCGGCGTGGATAGGGAAGCGCGGAGAGACAATCCTTCCGCCGATGATTGGAGACCAGCGCGCCTTTGTTGTTGGTTTCTATCCCTCAGTGACCAGAAAGGTCACGAGAGAGGGGGTGGTAGTCAAAGGACTACGTTACTGGGATCCATGCCTCACTCCTTTCATCAACGATCAAATAGACCATCAGATTCATTACAGCCAACGGGATCTATCAAAGGTTTACTTGCGTCACGGCTGCGGCTTTCTGGACGTTCCTCTCATCGACCGATCCTTGGGGGCGTTCTCTTGGTGGGAGCTGCGCGAGGCGCGCTCGGAGTTGAAGGCAAGAGGTAAATTGGCGTCGTCTTCGAGCGAACTTTTCGAGTCCATGCAGAGGCAGCGCTCTATCCAGATCGCAGCCGAATCAACTTCCAAGGCCGCAAGACGCAAGGTGGCTAGATTTCCCAAGCTCGAAGCGCCGGCCGGCACCGACCTGGTTGACTACGCCGTCGCCGCCGCGGCATTTGATTGGGATGACGGGGTAATCGAATGA
- a CDS encoding sensor histidine kinase has protein sequence MTRPAPRRGRGVHWWTSVALIVLGLLILLAIAIQSFSGQLLMESRYWPQLLQSMSKEHAQLVREGRQDLLPREGLMRSWYVVGEQGRADVPAHLVDQPPGGYTSESSILGDTLSTGPEDGETYHALVVDLPPGRLITQISIEPLEQQQNRYARYSALWVFCFAGVIAGLIAWLHANLVRPVRDLAARMQSIDPSDSLARLPTDYRREEIQIIAQASNAHLERVARFIERERSLLDQASHEFRTPIAVIAGAIDVLKQQPLPATSAPAMLRIENAVADLSETMVALLYLAREAPAAGAPLEITALHDLLPRLLQDHEHLLGSKAAFLQLGALEPTFIAAPEAMVRIAASNLLRNAIENTESGKVEVALQDGVLSITDSGRGFDPVEAARRYRDILRQSAPIRGQGLGLFLIGRICDRFGWALTLDSSERGTRAALDMSPSRIDIG, from the coding sequence GTGACTAGGCCGGCACCCCGGCGGGGGCGCGGCGTGCATTGGTGGACCAGCGTTGCCCTGATCGTACTGGGACTGCTGATCCTGCTTGCGATCGCCATCCAGAGCTTCAGCGGCCAGCTGCTGATGGAAAGCCGCTACTGGCCCCAACTTCTGCAGTCCATGTCCAAGGAGCATGCGCAGCTGGTACGCGAGGGCAGGCAGGACCTGCTGCCGCGCGAAGGGCTGATGCGTTCCTGGTACGTGGTGGGCGAGCAGGGGCGGGCCGATGTTCCCGCACACCTGGTGGACCAGCCACCGGGGGGCTACACGTCGGAATCCTCGATCCTCGGCGACACGCTCAGCACCGGCCCGGAAGACGGCGAAACCTATCATGCGTTGGTCGTTGACCTGCCGCCCGGTCGGTTGATTACCCAGATCAGCATCGAACCGCTGGAACAACAGCAGAACCGCTACGCTCGGTACAGTGCGTTGTGGGTGTTCTGCTTTGCTGGTGTTATCGCGGGCCTGATCGCCTGGCTGCATGCGAATCTGGTCCGCCCGGTACGAGATCTGGCTGCACGCATGCAGAGCATCGACCCCAGTGACAGCCTGGCTCGCCTGCCCACCGACTACCGGCGCGAGGAAATCCAGATCATTGCCCAGGCCAGCAATGCGCATCTCGAACGGGTTGCCCGCTTCATTGAACGCGAGCGCAGTCTGCTTGACCAGGCCAGCCACGAATTCAGAACGCCGATTGCGGTGATTGCCGGTGCCATCGACGTGCTCAAACAACAGCCCTTGCCCGCTACATCGGCTCCGGCCATGTTACGTATTGAAAATGCGGTGGCCGATCTCTCCGAGACCATGGTCGCACTGCTGTACCTGGCCCGGGAAGCGCCCGCTGCGGGGGCACCGCTGGAAATCACCGCACTGCACGATCTGCTGCCGCGGCTGTTGCAGGACCACGAACATCTGCTGGGTAGCAAAGCCGCGTTCCTGCAGCTGGGTGCTTTGGAGCCTACCTTCATTGCCGCACCCGAAGCGATGGTGCGTATCGCCGCCAGCAATCTGTTGCGGAACGCGATCGAGAACACCGAGTCAGGCAAGGTGGAAGTTGCGCTGCAGGACGGCGTGCTCAGCATCACCGATTCTGGCAGGGGGTTCGACCCGGTAGAGGCCGCGCGCCGCTATCGCGACATCCTGCGGCAAAGCGCCCCGATACGCGGGCAGGGGCTGGGCCTGTTCCTGATCGGGCGCATCTGCGACCGCTTTGGCTGGGCACTGACGTTGGATTCCAGTGAACGTGGCACACGCGCCGCGCTGGACATGTCCCCCAGCCGTATCGACATCGGCTGA
- a CDS encoding response regulator transcription factor has product MSILIIEDNAQLAANLYDYLEACGHQLDAAPDGLSGLHLASSKHYDAIVLDWNLPRLDGLSMLRWLRGDAKNMVPVIMLTARDQVADKIDGFESGLDDYLVKPVALPEIEVRLRSLVARRRQAGTAANVLSVADLHFDLGTLQVRRGEREVTLTRTGRRLLELLMRESPQVVSRARLEHAAWGDAVPGTDLLRSHMYVLRRAIEVDDEPPLLHTVSGSGYRIFARD; this is encoded by the coding sequence CTGTCGATTCTGATCATCGAGGACAACGCCCAGCTGGCAGCGAACCTCTACGATTACCTGGAAGCCTGTGGGCATCAGTTGGACGCCGCGCCGGACGGCCTCTCCGGTCTACACCTGGCATCGTCAAAGCACTATGACGCCATCGTGCTGGACTGGAACCTGCCACGGCTGGACGGTCTGAGCATGCTGCGCTGGTTGCGCGGCGATGCGAAGAACATGGTGCCGGTGATCATGCTGACCGCACGCGACCAGGTGGCTGACAAGATCGACGGCTTTGAATCCGGCCTGGACGACTACCTCGTCAAGCCCGTGGCCCTGCCGGAGATCGAAGTGCGGCTGCGCTCGCTGGTGGCGCGACGCCGACAGGCGGGCACCGCGGCCAACGTGCTGAGCGTGGCGGACCTGCACTTCGACCTGGGTACGCTGCAGGTGCGGCGGGGTGAACGCGAGGTCACCCTGACCCGCACCGGCCGTCGCCTGCTCGAGCTGCTGATGCGGGAAAGCCCGCAGGTGGTCAGCCGCGCGCGACTGGAGCATGCGGCGTGGGGCGATGCCGTGCCCGGCACGGATCTGCTGAGGTCGCACATGTACGTGCTGCGGCGCGCGATTGAAGTGGATGACGAACCGCCATTGCTGCACACGGTGTCCGGCTCCGGTTACCGGATCTTCGCCCGTGACTAG
- a CDS encoding CHAD domain-containing protein: protein MSKQGVGEKAHALAKRECAAILQGLSATGTPEPAIHSARKAIRRLRGLLALLERSQLDLDRADASLQRLGDSLSDMRDAHVVAEAAERLQTEHPEAQLGPACAALQWRGERVMRNQLGKDPLLGRRRKQLADVALWLDALPWHAVKASDIKAGLLHSERRARKAQKRAAHDDSPENVHRWRRRVRRLRMQLEALPELGLKTTALVDALHGPGKAKALHKVSDQLGWQQDLRMLRNLVRPMPVWDGKPEVMGLIDRLMADAGARGGSA, encoded by the coding sequence ATGTCGAAACAGGGAGTAGGGGAGAAGGCGCATGCCCTGGCCAAGCGGGAGTGCGCCGCGATTCTGCAGGGGCTTTCGGCCACCGGCACCCCTGAGCCAGCGATCCATTCCGCGCGCAAGGCCATTCGCAGGTTGCGCGGGTTGTTGGCATTGCTGGAGCGAAGTCAGCTGGACCTTGATCGTGCAGACGCGTCGCTGCAGCGATTGGGAGACAGCCTTTCAGATATGCGCGATGCCCACGTGGTAGCGGAGGCGGCCGAGCGTCTGCAGACAGAACATCCAGAGGCGCAGCTGGGGCCGGCATGCGCAGCATTGCAGTGGCGTGGTGAGCGCGTTATGCGAAATCAGCTGGGAAAGGATCCCTTGCTAGGTCGCCGGCGAAAGCAACTCGCAGATGTGGCGCTGTGGCTGGATGCGCTGCCCTGGCATGCAGTGAAAGCTTCTGACATCAAAGCCGGATTGCTGCATAGCGAACGTCGCGCCCGCAAGGCGCAGAAACGCGCTGCGCACGACGATAGCCCTGAGAACGTCCATCGTTGGCGTCGACGGGTACGCAGACTGCGCATGCAACTTGAGGCATTGCCTGAGCTGGGTCTGAAGACTACGGCGCTGGTCGATGCGCTGCATGGTCCTGGTAAAGCCAAGGCGCTTCATAAAGTGAGCGATCAGTTGGGTTGGCAGCAGGATCTTCGGATGCTGCGCAACCTGGTGCGGCCGATGCCCGTTTGGGATGGCAAGCCGGAGGTGATGGGTCTGATTGACCGGTTGATGGCGGATGCTGGTGCTCGGGGTGGTAGTGCCTAA
- a CDS encoding aspartyl/asparaginyl beta-hydroxylase domain-containing protein, producing the protein MNMAFLILLLAMVYAIGSVFYVYRMRGQHRYASLSQYLRKSWPVFAPFNCLLYMATRPEARHPVLEPHYLEGIHRLRRNWRRIRDEALALHAAGSIDAASAPGTAGHHDVGFRTFHKRGWRRFYLSWYGEPHRSAQRLCPGTVRLLEGIPGVRAAMFSVLPPGAELSLHSDPLACSLRYHLGLDTPESDDCFIQVDGHPVSWRNGQDFVFDETYPHFVRNDTDAVRIILMCDVERPMHLPGRVFNRLYAGLARGMTVPNTPEDWQGPVSWLFARVAPLRERGLRLKRSHRRLYDLLKLSLNIGLLLLCLGGVWAVLEFASQAFALMQHYASGITFPIFFLGRSWQ; encoded by the coding sequence ATGAACATGGCGTTTCTCATCCTGCTGTTGGCCATGGTCTACGCCATCGGCAGCGTCTTCTACGTGTACCGCATGCGCGGCCAGCATCGCTACGCCAGTCTGTCCCAGTACCTGCGTAAGAGCTGGCCGGTGTTCGCGCCGTTCAACTGCCTGCTGTACATGGCCACGCGTCCCGAGGCCCGTCACCCGGTGCTGGAACCGCACTACCTGGAGGGCATCCATCGTTTGCGCCGCAACTGGCGCCGCATTCGCGACGAAGCGTTGGCACTCCATGCTGCCGGCAGCATCGATGCCGCTTCAGCCCCGGGTACCGCAGGCCATCATGACGTGGGCTTCCGCACCTTCCACAAGCGCGGCTGGCGGCGGTTCTACCTCAGCTGGTACGGCGAGCCGCATCGCTCCGCGCAGCGTCTGTGCCCCGGCACGGTGCGCCTGCTGGAAGGCATTCCCGGCGTGCGTGCGGCGATGTTCTCGGTATTGCCGCCCGGCGCGGAACTGAGCCTGCATTCCGACCCGCTGGCGTGCTCGCTGCGCTATCACCTCGGCCTGGACACTCCCGAGTCCGACGACTGTTTCATCCAGGTGGATGGCCACCCGGTCTCCTGGCGCAATGGACAGGATTTCGTCTTCGATGAGACGTATCCGCACTTCGTGAGAAATGACACGGACGCGGTGCGCATCATTCTGATGTGCGATGTGGAGCGCCCCATGCACCTGCCGGGACGCGTGTTCAACCGGCTGTACGCGGGGTTGGCCCGGGGCATGACCGTGCCCAACACGCCCGAGGACTGGCAGGGCCCGGTGAGCTGGTTGTTCGCCCGCGTGGCGCCGCTGCGCGAACGTGGCCTGCGTTTGAAACGCTCCCATCGCCGCCTGTACGATCTGCTCAAGCTGAGCCTCAATATTGGCCTGTTGCTGCTTTGCCTGGGCGGCGTATGGGCCGTGCTAGAGTTCGCCTCACAGGCGTTCGCGCTGATGCAGCATTACGCCTCCGGGATCACCTTCCCGATCTTTTTCCTGGGACGCTCCTGGCAATGA